GCGCTAGCAGCTCCCACAGCTCCTCTGTTCCCCACGAGCACGGGGTTCAATGCTGGCGCCGGTCCTCCTGCTCACTGTTGGATCCTGCGGATACTCTGCACCTGGAAGGTCTGGGCATGAGTGCCCCACTCCCGGAAGTGCTTGTAGTCACCTGAGTGGTGGTCACACTCCAGCACGTACTGAAAACCTCGGTAGCCCGGGAACTGCGAGCCAACCCAgctggggaaagggaagaggcagATTGTTACCCTAAAGAGGAGGCACGGGCATGGTGATCGAGACAGGGGCAGTCACATTCCAGCCATCCATCCTGACCTTCCTTCAGTGCCCAGAATGTGTCTGGCTCTTTCCACCACTCTGCCTTTccccatgctgttccctctgctaaCGACACCATTCCAGCCATTCTTTGTCCAGCCAAGTTGTATTtatccttcaggtctcagctcaatCATCACTTCATCAGGGTGGTCTGAGCCGTTTCCCAAATTAGGCCACAGTCACTTAGGTAATTAACAGATTATTTGTAAAATCTCCCCCTCCTCAACATCCAGTAAGCTCCTGGGTACAGGGGTGTGTGTGCCTCGTTCACTGTTATCTCCAGtgcctaacacagtgcctggaacagaggAGGGGCTCAATGATGCTTGATGAATGAACCGGGAGGCTTCTTCTTTCCCCGTCCATCCTTGCCCTGAGGTACTTCCAAGAAATGGACTATTGTTCTTTCAATTCATTGACCCCTATGCTGTCCAGGACTGGACAAAATTTGCCATCTCATTTTTCTGAGCTTCCATTTCCCTTTCTGTAAGAGAGAAGTAGACTCAAGGATCACAGGAGGTCCATCCTAGTCTCAAACAACATAATTCTCTGGTgaagtctaaaaaaaaatgttaaaaacaaaaaccctaccTCACCTACCTCCTACCTTCACCCCTGCCTACCGGGAGCCAAAGGGCATGTCAGAAGGTGGCTCACCTGCCCTCCCTAACTGAGTATCTCCCCCCTCAGCCTTCACCTGCCATCTCCTATGTCAAAAGGGTGGAAAGGGTGAGTCAGCCCTGAGCTTGAAGCTGGAACTCAGTCACCTACCTGCTGTTGGACTTGGAGCAAGTTGCTTGAGCCACCTTTGGGTTCAGGCTGGCCATGCACTCTCTGCTGTTCCAGTGGTAGACCCtgtcacccctccacctctcagcCAGTGTGGGAAAATGCTCACTCTGGCAGTGAGCCTGTGACCAGGACTAGCCAATCAGAACACCCGATGACTGTGGGCATGGTGATTGGTTCAGAGTTGAACACATGACCAAAGTTGGACCACTAAGAATCTTTCCTGGAAACTTTGGCTGAAATATAAGGATAAAGCTACTATTGTACCTTCACATGGTAAGAGCTGGCCTAAGAATATTGCCACTCTGAGGCGGgcagagcaagagagggagaaagatccCTGTTAAAGCACCtggatcttggccctggccggttggctcagcggtagagcatcagcctggcgtgcaggggacccgggttcgattcccggccagggcacacaggagaagcgcccatttgcttctccaccccccccttcctctctgtctctctcttcccctcctgcagctgaggctccattggagaaaagatggcccaggcgctggggatggctccttggcctctgccccaggcgttagagtggctctggtcgcggcagagcgacgccccagaggggcagagcatcgccccctggtgggcagagcatcgcccctggtggacgtgccgggtggatcccagttgggtgcatgcgggagtctgtctgactgtctctcgccgtttccagcttcagaaaaatacaaaaaaaaaaaaaaaaaagcacctggaTCTAGCTGTGCCTGAAGCTAATTACAGGGGCCAGTAATATCCTTTGGGATTAATATCAGTTTAATTTTGGTGTGCATTGCTTGCAATTCCAGAAATTCTGCCTGAAAGCTCCCTGTGCTTCAGTGTCTTCCTGGCCAGAACCCGCCACAAACACTCCACCCATCACAGCTTTGGTTAGGATATGAGCAGACCCCCGAACTCATATGGGCTCCAAAGCCTCAAAGTCCCCAGCACACAGTTGTCACGGAAAGTGTCCCCAACACTCCCAACATCGTCTCTTTCCCTGCCAGAGAGAGGTTAGATCCACTTACGCCCCTGATTGGACATGGAAGGAGCCCACTTCATTGCCACACCACCCCATGGCCTGGAGGGAGGGATAGTCATCACTCAGCTCTCCTTTCCGGCCCAGGAAGTTCTCTTGCTCAAAGATGGTCAGCCTTGCGTCACGGTGGTTCTGCCAGCACAGGGAACAGGGTCAGACCATCAGGCGTTGGAATCCCAGGAGCCTCTGCTGTCCGCCCCTGCCCCGCCCTTGTCTTTCAAATCAGTCTTTCTTGCAAACCTTTGGAAAGGGCAATAAGATGACAGACACCAGAAACCTTACAAGCGGTAGTCCGTTTGACCTTCCAGAAATTTGCACAAAAATAATCATGGGACAAATGTGCCTtgttgaggaaggaaggaaggaaggaaggaaggaaggaaggaaggaaggaaggaaggaaggaaggaaaaaacgaagggagggagggagggaaaggagagagaaagggaggcaggtaggaaggaagaaagaaatggaaaggaaagaaaaaagaaaagaaaaagttcaacTTGACTATCCAACAACAGGGATGACATTGCACTGTGATTTAGAGAAGGATAcagagatctgggttcaaatcctgtccTCCACTTACCAGCTGACTGAGCTTAGACATGTCACACAAcatttctgagcctgtttccaaatctataaaatgaaactagCCACATCTGcttttcagaattcttttttgAGGACTAAATGAAACCCAAAGTTGCCGACTGTGTGAAAGCAGGGTTTGCATCTGTCAGTGTCCACCCTGGGTCCCTGTATTGGCACAAGCCCTGGGccatttgtggaatgaatgaataaatgatcccATTCACAAAACAGAATTCTAAGGAGCTGTGGAAAGTGATGTTATAAATTAGATTTAATCACCTGAGAGGATCACTGTGATATATTTGCCCAGTGACAGAAGCTGGTTTCCAAGCCTTTGGTTTCTTAGCATTTAATTTTTGGAACaaaattatatgtgtgtatagatatatagatatagacatagatttTGACATCTCTAGCACTGTAAACAGTGGACTTCTGTCTCAGAGGTGTGggtatgaataatttttattttcttattctgccATATCAGGGTTTTTCCTGAATTTTAGATGATAAATATGTGTGCCTTGTGtgattttaaatcaataaaagttgttttagaaggaaagaaaaatacacctctcagagcctcagtgttTTTCATCCATAAGATGGGGATAATAATGCCCACCTCCACCCGTACTCCATAAACAGcagctaaaatataaaatcaggAACTTTGATCCTTAATCGGGAACAGGAAATAgagcccttcctccccaccttgCCTGACCATCTGTGGCACCCTTGGCCATGAATCATAAAAAGGAGACACAAAGTATTCGGGGGTCTGCTCATATCCTAACCAAAGCTGCGATGGGTGGAGTGTTTGTGGTGGGTTCTGGCCAGATGCTAAACATTCTTCTTCCCCACAACATAAGTATGAGGACCGCAtttcaagatgaaaaaaaaacgAGGCTCAGAGACAGGAGGGACTGCATGTCCCACAGCTTGAAGAACGGACATAAGCAGTTGAACTCTGGGACATCCAGTTCCCAAGAACCACCCGCCCCCCATCCCCGGAGGGGGTGCAGGCCTCCCTGAGAGGAGGCAGGATAGCTAGACTCACAGCACAGGCCACCGGCCGGAAGGAGGTGAGCCTCTCAGCAGGGTAGGACGTATTGCCACTCCAGGCGTCCCAGCATGGGTACTCGCCCCGCTCCAGAA
The DNA window shown above is from Saccopteryx bilineata isolate mSacBil1 chromosome 2, mSacBil1_pri_phased_curated, whole genome shotgun sequence and carries:
- the CRYBA4 gene encoding beta-crystallin A4 isoform X1; the protein is MRVTCWVQERSNMTLQCTKTAGHWKIVVWDEEGFQGRRHEFTTECPSVLELGFETVRSLKVLSGAWVGFEHAGFQGQQYVLERGEYPCWDAWSGNTSYPAERLTSFRPVACANHRDARLTIFEQENFLGRKGELSDDYPSLQAMGWCGNEVGSFHVQSGAWVGSQFPGYRGFQYVLECDHHSGDYKHFREWGTHAQTFQVQSIRRIQQ
- the CRYBA4 gene encoding beta-crystallin A4 isoform X2 — encoded protein: MTLQCTKTAGHWKIVVWDEEGFQGRRHEFTTECPSVLELGFETVRSLKVLSGAWVGFEHAGFQGQQYVLERGEYPCWDAWSGNTSYPAERLTSFRPVACANHRDARLTIFEQENFLGRKGELSDDYPSLQAMGWCGNEVGSFHVQSGAWVGSQFPGYRGFQYVLECDHHSGDYKHFREWGTHAQTFQVQSIRRIQQ